The Thermodesulfobacteriota bacterium DNA window CCGGGCACGCCGCAATACCGAGGCCGTATCCCTGCTCCTGCTCCAGATCGGCGGCTGGGAGGCGTTTCGCACCCGGGAGGGCCACGCCGCAGCGCAGGCGCTCCTCGAAGAGGCGGCCAGGACCCTCGGGAGGGTCTGCCGAAAGAGCGACACCCTGGCCCGCTACCAGGACGAGGTGTTCGCCGCCATCCTGCCCCGCACGCCCAAGGCAAGCCTCGGGGTCGTCGCCCAACGCATCTTCGAGGGACTGGAAGAAGCGGCGGACGCCGGCACCGAGGCACCCGACAGGGGGGTGACCTTCCACCTGTGTGGCGTCGCCTATCCCGACGACGCCGTCACGGCGGAGGCGACCCTGGAGGCGGCCCTCCACGGACTCGAGAGGGCCAAGTCCCTCCCGGGCCGCCACTACTTCCAGTTCCCCTCCCCCCCCCCCGAGACCCGCTCCGAGGAAATCCTCGATCCGGGCCGCACCGGCCTGCTGCGGGAGGCCACCCTGGAGGTGCCCGCCCTCCTGCGGCTCTTCACCCGCCTGGCCCTGGACGCCGTGCCGGCGGACCGGGTCTCGGTGATGGTTCGGGAGGGCGACGACCTGGTGATCCAACTCGCGGTGGGATTCAACGGGCAGGACGAGGTGGTGCGCACCAGCCGCGTTCCCCTGAGCCGGCGCACGATCTCGGCCTGGGTGGCCCAGCACCGCCGCCCGCTCCTGGTGCAGTCGCGAACCGAGGCCCAGGACCTGCCCTGGAACGAGGGGGCCAGCTATCGGGGAGATTCCTTCTTCTCCTACCCCCTGCTGCGGGAGGGCGAGCTTCTGGGCGTGATCCACTTCAGCAATCGCTTCGACGGAGCCCCCTTTACCCAGGCCGACGTGGACCGCTTTGCGCCCGTGGCCGAGTTCCTGTCGGGATACCTGGAGGCTGCCCGGTCCTTCGGTGGGGTGCGAGAGGAGTTCCTGCGGCAAAGCCTCTTCTCGCTGGTGGACCTGATGGAGAGCCAGATCCCGGGGATGGAGGGCCACTCGGCACACGTGGCGGACCTGGCTCGGGCCACCGCCCTGCGGCTGGGGCTCGGTGCGCCGGAGGCGGAGCGGCTCTGGGTGAGCGGCCGGCTCCACGACCTGGGCAAGGTGAGCTACCGCACCGGCGTGCTCGCCGAGGCCCGTTCCCTGAGCCCGCGGGAGCGGGCACTCACCCAGCGCCACCCCCTTCTGAGCTGGAAGTTCCTGGAGGGGCTGCCCGTCCAGGGCATCGACCGGGACGCGATTCTGTATCACCACGAGCGGGTGGACGGAACCGGCTATCTGCACAAGGCCGGCGAGGAAATCCCCCTCTCGGCCAAGATCCTCGCCGTGGCCGAGGTGTACCAGGCCCTGACCTCGACCCGGCCCTACCGGCCGGCGATACCCCCGAACCAGGCGGCCGCCTACCTGGACGACCATCGCGACACCCTCTTCGACCCGAGAGTCGTGGAGGCCCTGATCGGGGTGGTGGGTTCGCCTCGGGAGGCGGCGTCAGCCGCGTAGCACGGTGTGGTCGGGGATCTGCCGGGGCCCTTCCAGGCGTACGTCGCCCACCACCGACACCCCCTGCCCGAACCCCACGTCGCCGCTCACCTCGAGGGAGCGGGCGGACAGGAGCCCCAGGGGCTGGGGGATGCGCACATCCAGGTCGGCCACCGAGCCGTAGTAGCGAGGGTCCAGGCGCACGAGCGGAGGCCCCAGGGCGGGGTCCCGGCGCGGGTCGGGCTCCAGGGGGGAGGCCGAACCCTCCCGGTACACGTCGCTGCGCCGCACCAGGAGGTCGTCGGTGGTCTTCACCGGCGCAAAGCGGCCGCGCGACACCAGCACGCCCGCCGCAGCCCCGAAGCTCCCAACCGCGGCCCCCATCGCGGTCTCCAACTGGGCCACCCCGACCCCACCCACCGTCTTGCGGTTCACGATCAGGGGCAGCGCGGGCCCGCCCTGCCGCAGCAGGTCGCGCAGCGCCTCCAGGTTCACCCACACGTTGTTGGTGTTAAACACCGGGAAGCGCTCCGGATCCTGGAAGTGCGCCCCGTGCTCCTCCGGCACCTGGGCGAGCTCCAACAGCTCCAGCCGACCGCCCCGGCGTACCAGGGTGCCGCCCTTCACGTCGGCCTGCGTCCGCGGGGTGACCTCCAGGGCAAACGCCGCCCCATTCCGGGCGAGGTGGCCCAGGATGCCGGCGTGGGGCGCCGCCCCCAGGTTGTCCGCGTTGGACACGAACGCCCACCGGATGCCCCGCTCCAGGAGGCGCTCCAGGAGCCCACCCGCGTGCAGGGCCAGGTAGAGGTTGCCGTGGCCCGGGGGGGCCCACGCCTCCGGGTCCTTCGGGTCGCCCAGGGGCAGGCCGTCCGCCTCTCGGATCCGGGGAAAGCGGTGCTGCACGAAGTCCAGGGGCAGTCCCTCGCCGCGGCCGGCGCCCAGCGCCAGGCCGTAAGGGGCCAGGGCCGCCAGGGATTCCTCCCGGGTGTGGAAGGAGTGCATGAAGAGCACCGGAAAGGGCGCGCCTGCGCCCTGCCGCCGGCGAAGCACGTAGCGGGCGATGAGGTCGAGGAAGGTGTAGGCCCCCTTCACCGGCACCAGGCTCTTGGCCCGGTCCATGCGCATCGAGGTCCCCAGGCCCCCGTTGAGCACGATCCACACCAGCCGATCCAGGCAGGCCTCCCCCGCCTCCCGGCAAAGGCTCGCCTCGTAGGCGTCCGCCCCCACCAGGGTTTCGACCCCCACGGCTTCGATCTGGGCCCACGCCACCTTGCCCGTGACCCCACCCCGGTACGCGCGATACATCTGCTCGAAGGCGTGCACCGCGGCCTGCGGTGCGCCGTCCGCCCGAAACCACTCTCGAAACCTAGCCAGGGCTGCCTCGACGCCCATATGCCCACCTCGTTGCACCGCAGCTTGCGAAGTAAAAGTGGCATTCCCCGGGGGGCCCCTCGCCCCTTCTCTTCGTCAGAGGAACGGAGGAGTCGCCGGGAGTTGCAGGCTTCCTGCTTCTACCGGGCCGATCCTCTTCCGTCAAGCAGAGGCCTCCTTCCCGCTTGTGCTTCCCTCCCATGGGGGTACCCTGCCTCCCATGGGATACCGACCGTCGTGGGAGACCTATCGCCGGCGCCGCCAGCGCACGGCCCTGAAGCGGCGGGGCGCACAGGCCCTGGAGGTTCCCCCCCCCTGCCGCAGCGGGAGCGGGGAGGTTCGCGTGCTGCCCTTGGTGGTGGAGCCCGCGGAGACCGCCCTGGGAGACCTCCTGTGGGGGCTCGCGTGCCGCGTGACCGCCTACCCCGGCGTCAAGGGCATGCTCTACCACCGTG harbors:
- a CDS encoding UTP--glucose-1-phosphate uridylyltransferase, whose amino-acid sequence is MGVEAALARFREWFRADGAPQAAVHAFEQMYRAYRGGVTGKVAWAQIEAVGVETLVGADAYEASLCREAGEACLDRLVWIVLNGGLGTSMRMDRAKSLVPVKGAYTFLDLIARYVLRRRQGAGAPFPVLFMHSFHTREESLAALAPYGLALGAGRGEGLPLDFVQHRFPRIREADGLPLGDPKDPEAWAPPGHGNLYLALHAGGLLERLLERGIRWAFVSNADNLGAAPHAGILGHLARNGAAFALEVTPRTQADVKGGTLVRRGGRLELLELAQVPEEHGAHFQDPERFPVFNTNNVWVNLEALRDLLRQGGPALPLIVNRKTVGGVGVAQLETAMGAAVGSFGAAAGVLVSRGRFAPVKTTDDLLVRRSDVYREGSASPLEPDPRRDPALGPPLVRLDPRYYGSVADLDVRIPQPLGLLSARSLEVSGDVGFGQGVSVVGDVRLEGPRQIPDHTVLRG
- a CDS encoding HD domain-containing phosphohydrolase, whose product is MPMRAPLPETAFLKLPAQVTPELARSCADKMSLLFQVQLLGRAVGDVASAFRLFLDLGGDLVSFDRALLLWHDDPVAPLEPVESRGFGPELPLSAHWDRFLPEEPREWGRPFLLGPEQPLPPALVVAMAEGRCTSLLSIPVYAADRVHGVLQLVREGQPPFRTEDAHLAGVFALAFEGVFDSLGESGKRREIAYLDRPTGLFNRRYLEQQLEREVDRARRNTEAVSLLLLQIGGWEAFRTREGHAAAQALLEEAARTLGRVCRKSDTLARYQDEVFAAILPRTPKASLGVVAQRIFEGLEEAADAGTEAPDRGVTFHLCGVAYPDDAVTAEATLEAALHGLERAKSLPGRHYFQFPSPPPETRSEEILDPGRTGLLREATLEVPALLRLFTRLALDAVPADRVSVMVREGDDLVIQLAVGFNGQDEVVRTSRVPLSRRTISAWVAQHRRPLLVQSRTEAQDLPWNEGASYRGDSFFSYPLLREGELLGVIHFSNRFDGAPFTQADVDRFAPVAEFLSGYLEAARSFGGVREEFLRQSLFSLVDLMESQIPGMEGHSAHVADLARATALRLGLGAPEAERLWVSGRLHDLGKVSYRTGVLAEARSLSPRERALTQRHPLLSWKFLEGLPVQGIDRDAILYHHERVDGTGYLHKAGEEIPLSAKILAVAEVYQALTSTRPYRPAIPPNQAAAYLDDHRDTLFDPRVVEALIGVVGSPREAASAA